The following coding sequences are from one uncultured Methanobrevibacter sp. window:
- a CDS encoding bifunctional precorrin-2 dehydrogenase/sirohydrochlorin ferrochelatase, whose amino-acid sequence MGKTSLFFEVENKNVFILGTGEVATRRAHRFLDKGANVILAGNSIDEELTKKGAILTPLKDLDEMVKWSDIVITASGDEKLCEYIASISQGKLINRADKPEEGNIIAPTSFLIDDIEISIYTNGQSPLMARELRKKIQSIITEEDILEIKLQDHARKILKEKVDDQKVRREYLESILNNEEIRNCLKENKLDDAKRLAESIINSDLS is encoded by the coding sequence ATGGGAAAAACTTCTCTTTTCTTTGAAGTGGAAAACAAGAATGTCTTTATTTTAGGCACTGGAGAGGTTGCTACAAGAAGAGCACATCGCTTTTTAGATAAAGGAGCCAATGTAATATTGGCAGGAAATTCAATTGATGAAGAATTGACTAAAAAAGGAGCTATTTTAACACCTTTAAAAGACCTTGACGAAATGGTTAAATGGAGCGACATAGTGATTACTGCAAGCGGCGATGAAAAGCTATGTGAATACATCGCATCCATCAGCCAAGGAAAATTAATTAACAGAGCAGACAAACCTGAAGAAGGAAATATAATAGCGCCTACAAGTTTCTTGATAGATGATATAGAGATATCCATTTATACAAATGGGCAAAGTCCTTTAATGGCTAGAGAACTTAGAAAGAAAATACAATCAATCATTACAGAAGAGGATATCCTTGAGATAAAGCTTCAAGATCATGCAAGAAAAATCCTTAAGGAAAAAGTAGATGACCAAAAGGTGAGAAGGGAATATCTTGAGAGTATTCTAAACAATGAAGAAATAAGGAACTGCCTAAAGGAAAATAAATTAGATGATGCTAAAAGGCTTGCAGAAAGCATAATTAACTCTGACTTATCATAA